In Aquila chrysaetos chrysaetos chromosome 10, bAquChr1.4, whole genome shotgun sequence, the following proteins share a genomic window:
- the BCL7B gene encoding B-cell CLL/lymphoma 7 protein family member B isoform X2, giving the protein MSGRSVRAETRSRAKDDIKKVMAAIERVRRWEKKWVTVGDTSLRIFKWVPVADSKEKEKSKSSSSTAREPNGFPADTSANSSLLLEFQDENSNQSSLSDVYQLKVDSSPNSSPSPQQSESMSPAHTSDFRTDDSQPPTLGQETLEEPSLPSSEVADEPPTLTKEEPVPLETQVTEEEEDSGAPPLKRFCADQNSVCHTASES; this is encoded by the exons ATGTCGGGCCGCTCGGTGCGCGCCGAGACCCGCAGCCGCGCCAAGGATGACATCAAAAAAGTGATGGCGGCCATCGAGCGTGTCCGCAGATG GGAGAAGAAGTGGGTGACGGTGGGCGACACTTCCCTGCGGATATTCAAGTGGGTGCCGGTGGCGGACAGCAAGGAG aaagagaaatccaAATCAAGTAGCAGCACTGCCCGAGAACCCAATGGCTTCCCAGCTGACACCTCTGCCaactcctctcttctcctggaGTTCCAAG ATGAGAACAGCAACCAGAGCTCCCTGTCAGATGTCTACCAGCTCAAGGTGGACAGCAGCCCCAACTCCAGCCCCAGTCCCCAGCAGAGCGAGTCCATGAGTCCTGCCCACACGTCTGACTTCCGCACGGACGACTCGCAGCCACCCACCCTGGGGCAGGAGACACTGgaag agccctccctgccttcctcagAAGTTGCAGACGAGCCTCCCACTCTCACAAAGGAAGAGCCAGTGCCCCTTGAGACTCAG GTaactgaagaggaggaggactcTGGTGCGCCGCCTCTGAAGAGATTTTGTGCCGATCAGAACTCTGTGTGCCACACGGCCTCGGAGAGCTAG
- the BCL7B gene encoding B-cell CLL/lymphoma 7 protein family member B isoform X1, translated as MSGRSVRAETRSRAKDDIKKVMAAIERVRRWEKKWVTVGDTSLRIFKWVPVADSKEKEKSKSSSSTAREPNGFPADTSANSSLLLEFQGAVSADENSNQSSLSDVYQLKVDSSPNSSPSPQQSESMSPAHTSDFRTDDSQPPTLGQETLEEPSLPSSEVADEPPTLTKEEPVPLETQVTEEEEDSGAPPLKRFCADQNSVCHTASES; from the exons ATGTCGGGCCGCTCGGTGCGCGCCGAGACCCGCAGCCGCGCCAAGGATGACATCAAAAAAGTGATGGCGGCCATCGAGCGTGTCCGCAGATG GGAGAAGAAGTGGGTGACGGTGGGCGACACTTCCCTGCGGATATTCAAGTGGGTGCCGGTGGCGGACAGCAAGGAG aaagagaaatccaAATCAAGTAGCAGCACTGCCCGAGAACCCAATGGCTTCCCAGCTGACACCTCTGCCaactcctctcttctcctggaGTTCCAAG GTGCTGTTTCTGCAGATGAGAACAGCAACCAGAGCTCCCTGTCAGATGTCTACCAGCTCAAGGTGGACAGCAGCCCCAACTCCAGCCCCAGTCCCCAGCAGAGCGAGTCCATGAGTCCTGCCCACACGTCTGACTTCCGCACGGACGACTCGCAGCCACCCACCCTGGGGCAGGAGACACTGgaag agccctccctgccttcctcagAAGTTGCAGACGAGCCTCCCACTCTCACAAAGGAAGAGCCAGTGCCCCTTGAGACTCAG GTaactgaagaggaggaggactcTGGTGCGCCGCCTCTGAAGAGATTTTGTGCCGATCAGAACTCTGTGTGCCACACGGCCTCGGAGAGCTAG